A single genomic interval of Schistocerca americana isolate TAMUIC-IGC-003095 chromosome 2, iqSchAmer2.1, whole genome shotgun sequence harbors:
- the LOC124594307 gene encoding uncharacterized protein LOC124594307, giving the protein MEPSTEKRNEMPSWMDNKFIEEAFLKAGNEVDSDTARIEYACKYGGGLMSETFRLRAKLRGQSAGERSLVVKSALRSEGAMKDLGSSDVFSRERAVYCDVLPALAAEGGGGGSDLSAAGFWEPQAAPLDRAQCAAALTAAARLHAASVPQLPRPPLDGPLFRQSLTFADENAAAVGGLVQSSLLRMGEVLAEYPWFHPYDQRFQKLARELYPRAARAVKECSGGLRVLLHGDLKRNNIMFRTAAGELQVRLYDFQCAHVGCPAEDVVYLLYSSASLEVLQHHVDELVAGYHSSLQAALRALGLHQAADDFPLHQLTSDMERMAPVKLFCTFQSMPLLISQHCIDFDPNVALADNNDGNVKRFIRQCITNPTFLCTVQYLIPVFEERGWI; this is encoded by the exons ATGGAGCCGAGCACggaaaagagaaatgaaatgccGTCGTGGATGGACAACAAATTCATCGAAGAGGCTTTCCTCAAAGCGGGCAACGAAGTGGACTCGGATACTGCACGTATCGAGTACGCGTGCAAGTACGGAGGCGGCTTAATGAGCGAGACTTTCCGCCTGCGGGCGAAGCTTCGAGGGCAGAGTGCAGGAGAACGGTCGCTGGTGGTGAAGAGCGCGCTGCGGTCGGAGGGCGCGATGAAGGACCTGGGCAGTTCGGACGTGTTCTCGCGGGAGCGCGCCGTCTACTGCGACGTGCTTCCCGCGCTGGCGGCCGAGGGCGGTGGCGGGGGCAGC GACCTGTCGGCGGCCGGCTTCTGGGAGCCGCAGGCGGCGCCGCTGGACCGCGCGCAGTGCGCCGCCGCGCTGACCGCGGCCGCCCGCCTGCACGCCGCCAGCGTGCCGCAGCTGCCGCGGCCCCCGCTCGACGGCCCGCTCTTCCGGCAGTCGCTCACCTTCGCCGACGAGAACGCCGCCGCCGTCGGCGGCCTGGTGCAGTCGTCCCTGCTGCGCATGGGGGAGGTGCTCGCGGAATACCCGTGGTTTCACCCGTACGACCAACGCTTCCAGAAGCTAGCGCGCGAGCTGTACCCGCGAGCGGCGCGGGCAGTCAAGGAATGCTCCGGTGGTCTGCGCGTCCTGCTGCACGGCGACCTCAAGAGGAACAACATCATGTTCCGCACCGCAGCGGGAGAGCTCCAAGTCCGTCTCTACGACTTCCAG TGCGCACACGTGGGGTGCCCCGcggaggacgtggtgtacctgctgTATAGCAGCGCCAGCCTGGAGGTGCTGCAGCACCACGTGGACGAGCTGGTGGCCGGCTACCACTCCAGTCTGCAGGCAGCCCTGCGGGCCCTGGGGCTGCACCAGGCGGCCGACGACTTCCCCCTGCACCAGCTCACCAGCGACATGGAGCGCATGGCCCCGGTGAAGCTGTTCTGCACCTTCCAGAGCATGCCCTTGCTCATCAGCCAGCACTGCATAGACTTTGATCCCAACGTTGCGCTCGCAGATAACAACGACGGAAACGTGAAGAGATTCATTCGCCAGTGTATCACTAATCCGACTTTCTTATGCACTGTGCAGTACCTGATACCTGTTTTTGAGGAAAGAGGTTGGATATAG